The following proteins are encoded in a genomic region of Arachis ipaensis cultivar K30076 chromosome B02, Araip1.1, whole genome shotgun sequence:
- the LOC107627191 gene encoding TBC1 domain family member 8B-like isoform X3 yields the protein MILSFVLFCYGFGYAYPGTIIHVNVYRDSYGFALRPQYAQRYREYSSIYKEEEGERSYKWRSFLGEAPNSAKPSSPENKHKETSEVECNEVKEESSSNKVCKEDDLNSKNISEGTKEVGVGGVSEGGDLSGRKSSGVNEIKEGTSAGRVCEGGDSSGRKVVFDISIENSSEKDLHYSEERKTRKVQRWAEIRPSLSAIEKLMSSRFKKGNDVKGEIRNGNNDHLPYIEKSKLGGGVSATDVNKSSAALVVEDSLQQFSLWKELEFLVQGGIPKDLRGEVWQAFVGVKTRRVKSYYEDLLAKETINAESNEQNDTSTASGKWRKQIEKDITRTFPGHPALDEHGRNSLRRLLLAYARHNPSVGYCQAMNFFAGLLLLLMPEENAFWTFVGIIDDYFGGCYTEEMIESQVDQLVFEELMRERFPKLVNHLEYLGVQVTWISGPWFLSIFVNMIPWESVLRVWDVLLFEGNRVMLFRTALALMELYGPALVTTKDAGDAITLLQSLAGSTFDSSQLVLTACMGFLAVTEEKLHELREKHRPSVLEVVEERARKGRLWKDSKGIASKLYSFKHDQEPLVEEKKVNKGDDMAANEEIPRIESHSSDLDELLHSLNVDSEVDSLPDLQEQVVWLKVELCRLLEEKRNAILRAEELETALMDMVKQDNRLQLSARIEELEQEVAELQQVLADKKEQEVAMMQVLVKLEHDQKDTEDARKRAEQELAAQKLEVHILQYNKCAGKV from the exons aTGATTTTGAGTTTTGTTCTGTTCTGTTATGGATTTGGTTATGCATACCCCGGAACAATAATTCATGTCAATGTTTATAGGGATTCTTATGGATTTGCATTGAGGCCTCAATACGCACAAAGATACAGAGAGTATTCTTCAATCTACAAG GAGGAGGAAGGTGAAAGATCATATAAATGGAGAAGCTTCCTTGGAGAGGCACCCAACTCAGCAAAACCAAGTTCTCCTGAGAACAAACACAAAGAAACATCGGAAGTTGAATGTAATGAGGTAAAAGAAGAGAGTAGTTCAAATAAGGTATGCAAAGAAGATGATTTAAATAGTAAGAATATTTCTGAAGGCACTAAAGAGGTTGGTGTAGGGGGTGTTAGTGAAGGAGGTGACTTAAGTGGCAGGAAGTCTTCTGGAGTTAATGAGATAAAAGAAGGCACTAGTGCAGGAAGGGTTTGTGAAGGGGGTGATTCAAGTGGCAGAAAGGTTGTTTTTGATATATCAATAGAAAACAGTTCAGAAAAGGATTTGCACTATTCAGAAGAAAGAAAGACACGTAAAGTTCAACGCTGGGCTGAAATTAGGCCATCTCTTAGTGCCATTGAAAAATTGATGAGTTCTCGTTTCAAAAAGGGAAATGATGTGAAAGGTGAGATAAGAAATGGTAATAATGACCATCTTCCATATATAGAAAAATCTAAACTTGGAGGAGGGGTTTCTGCAACGGATGTTAATAAGTCAAGCGCTGCGTTAGTGGTTGAAGATTCACTTCAACAATTCTCTCTATGGAAAGAACTGGAGTTTCTTGTTCAAGGAGGCATCCCAAAGGATCTTAGAGGAGAG GTTTGGCAAGCCTTTGTAGGTGTAAAGACAAGGCGGGTTAAGAGCTATTATGAGGATCTGTTAGCAAAAGAAACTATCAATGCTGAAAGCAATGAGCAAAATGACACATCTACTGCATCTGGGAAGTGGAGAAAGCAGATTGAGAAG GACATTACAAGAACTTTCCCAGGACACCCTGCTTTGGATGAACATGGTAGAAATTCCTTGAGGCGTTTACTGCTAGCATATGCTAGACATAACCCCTCTGTTGGGTATTGTCAG GCAATGAACTTCTTTGCAGGTTTATTGCTGCTTCTTATGCCCGAAGAAAATGCCTTTTG GACTTTTGTTGGCATCATTGATGATTATTTTGGAGGTTGTTATACAGAGGAAATGATAGAATCTCAG GTGGACCAGCTTGTCTTTGAAGAATTAATGCGTGAAAGATTTCCCAAACTGG TTAATCATCTGGAATACTTGGGAGTGCAAGTGACATGGATATCTGGACCTTGGTTCCTATCAATATTTGTGAACATGATTCCTTGGGAAAGCG TACTTCGAGTTTGGGATGTGCTTCTATTTGAAGGGAACCGTGTTATGCTATTTCGAACTGCACTGGCCCTTATGGAACTATATG GTCCTGCATTAGTCACTACAAAGGATGCAGGTGATGCGATTACTCTATTGCAATCACTTGCTGGTTCAACATTTGACAGCAGTCAACTTGTCTTAACAGCTTGCATGGGTTTTCTAGCTGTGACAGAGGAAAAATTACATGAACTAAGAGAAAAGCATAGACCATCTGTCTTAGAAGTAGTAGAAGAAAGGGCAAGGAAAGGAAGACTTTGGAAGGATTCCAAAGGGATTGCTTCTAAACTGTATAGTTTCAAGCATGACCAAGAACCGTTAGTAGAAGAAAAAAAGGTCAATAAAGGAGATGATATGGCCGCTAATGAGGAAATACCACGGATAGAGTCTCATTCCTCTGATTTGGATGAACTACTTCACAGTCTTAATGTTGATTCTGAAGTGGATTCTCTACCGGATCTCCAGGAACAG GTGGTTTGGTTGAAGGTTGAGTTATGCCGATTGCTGGAGGAGAAAAGAAATGCAATACTGAG AGCTGAGGAGCTTGAAACAGCTTTAATGGATATGGTAAAGCAGGATAATCGACTGCAATTGAGTGCAAGG ATTGAGGAATTGGAGCAGGAAGTAGCCGAGTTACAACAAGTCCTTGCAGATAAGAAAGAACAGGAAGTTGCCATGATGCAG GTCTTAGTGAAGCTAGAGCATGATCAGAAAGATACTGAAGATGCTCGTAAAAGAGCAGAACAAGAACTTGCAGCTCAAAAATTAGAAGTTCATATCCTTCAG TATAATAAATGTGCAGGAAAAGTATGA
- the LOC107627191 gene encoding TBC1 domain family member 8B-like isoform X2 — translation MILSFVLFCYGFGYAYPGTIIHVNVYRDSYGFALRPQYAQRYREYSSIYKEEEGERSYKWRSFLGEAPNSAKPSSPENKHKETSEVECNEVKEESSSNKVCKEDDLNSKNISEGTKEVGVGGVSEGGDLSGRKSSGVNEIKEGTSAGRVCEGGDSSGRKVVFDISIENSSEKDLHYSEERKTRKVQRWAEIRPSLSAIEKLMSSRFKKGNDVKGEIRNGNNDHLPYIEKSKLGGGVSATDVNKSSAALVVEDSLQQFSLWKELEFLVQGGIPKDLRGEVWQAFVGVKTRRVKSYYEDLLAKETINAESNEQNDTSTASGKWRKQIEKDITRTFPGHPALDEHGRNSLRRLLLAYARHNPSVGYCQAMNFFAGLLLLLMPEENAFWTFVGIIDDYFGGCYTEEMIESQVDQLVFEELMRERFPKLVNHLEYLGVQVTWISGPWFLSIFVNMIPWESVLRVWDVLLFEGNRVMLFRTALALMELYGPALVTTKDAGDAITLLQSLAGSTFDSSQLVLTACMGFLAVTEEKLHELREKHRPSVLEVVEERARKGRLWKDSKGIASKLYSFKHDQEPLVEEKKVNKGDDMAANEEIPRIESHSSDLDELLHSLNVDSEVDSLPDLQEQVVWLKVELCRLLEEKRNAILRAEELETALMDMVKQDNRLQLSARIEELEQEVAELQQVLADKKEQEVAMMQVLVKLEHDQKDTEDARKRAEQELAAQKLEVHILQKVCWRLPFNMNLAKTKHFLHQGLVVVKVHIQIATHVLVYFLDVVGLIKTRGSLMLRNPVKICLPMPLWGLNPMTKKSKHSTCRAAMFES, via the exons aTGATTTTGAGTTTTGTTCTGTTCTGTTATGGATTTGGTTATGCATACCCCGGAACAATAATTCATGTCAATGTTTATAGGGATTCTTATGGATTTGCATTGAGGCCTCAATACGCACAAAGATACAGAGAGTATTCTTCAATCTACAAG GAGGAGGAAGGTGAAAGATCATATAAATGGAGAAGCTTCCTTGGAGAGGCACCCAACTCAGCAAAACCAAGTTCTCCTGAGAACAAACACAAAGAAACATCGGAAGTTGAATGTAATGAGGTAAAAGAAGAGAGTAGTTCAAATAAGGTATGCAAAGAAGATGATTTAAATAGTAAGAATATTTCTGAAGGCACTAAAGAGGTTGGTGTAGGGGGTGTTAGTGAAGGAGGTGACTTAAGTGGCAGGAAGTCTTCTGGAGTTAATGAGATAAAAGAAGGCACTAGTGCAGGAAGGGTTTGTGAAGGGGGTGATTCAAGTGGCAGAAAGGTTGTTTTTGATATATCAATAGAAAACAGTTCAGAAAAGGATTTGCACTATTCAGAAGAAAGAAAGACACGTAAAGTTCAACGCTGGGCTGAAATTAGGCCATCTCTTAGTGCCATTGAAAAATTGATGAGTTCTCGTTTCAAAAAGGGAAATGATGTGAAAGGTGAGATAAGAAATGGTAATAATGACCATCTTCCATATATAGAAAAATCTAAACTTGGAGGAGGGGTTTCTGCAACGGATGTTAATAAGTCAAGCGCTGCGTTAGTGGTTGAAGATTCACTTCAACAATTCTCTCTATGGAAAGAACTGGAGTTTCTTGTTCAAGGAGGCATCCCAAAGGATCTTAGAGGAGAG GTTTGGCAAGCCTTTGTAGGTGTAAAGACAAGGCGGGTTAAGAGCTATTATGAGGATCTGTTAGCAAAAGAAACTATCAATGCTGAAAGCAATGAGCAAAATGACACATCTACTGCATCTGGGAAGTGGAGAAAGCAGATTGAGAAG GACATTACAAGAACTTTCCCAGGACACCCTGCTTTGGATGAACATGGTAGAAATTCCTTGAGGCGTTTACTGCTAGCATATGCTAGACATAACCCCTCTGTTGGGTATTGTCAG GCAATGAACTTCTTTGCAGGTTTATTGCTGCTTCTTATGCCCGAAGAAAATGCCTTTTG GACTTTTGTTGGCATCATTGATGATTATTTTGGAGGTTGTTATACAGAGGAAATGATAGAATCTCAG GTGGACCAGCTTGTCTTTGAAGAATTAATGCGTGAAAGATTTCCCAAACTGG TTAATCATCTGGAATACTTGGGAGTGCAAGTGACATGGATATCTGGACCTTGGTTCCTATCAATATTTGTGAACATGATTCCTTGGGAAAGCG TACTTCGAGTTTGGGATGTGCTTCTATTTGAAGGGAACCGTGTTATGCTATTTCGAACTGCACTGGCCCTTATGGAACTATATG GTCCTGCATTAGTCACTACAAAGGATGCAGGTGATGCGATTACTCTATTGCAATCACTTGCTGGTTCAACATTTGACAGCAGTCAACTTGTCTTAACAGCTTGCATGGGTTTTCTAGCTGTGACAGAGGAAAAATTACATGAACTAAGAGAAAAGCATAGACCATCTGTCTTAGAAGTAGTAGAAGAAAGGGCAAGGAAAGGAAGACTTTGGAAGGATTCCAAAGGGATTGCTTCTAAACTGTATAGTTTCAAGCATGACCAAGAACCGTTAGTAGAAGAAAAAAAGGTCAATAAAGGAGATGATATGGCCGCTAATGAGGAAATACCACGGATAGAGTCTCATTCCTCTGATTTGGATGAACTACTTCACAGTCTTAATGTTGATTCTGAAGTGGATTCTCTACCGGATCTCCAGGAACAG GTGGTTTGGTTGAAGGTTGAGTTATGCCGATTGCTGGAGGAGAAAAGAAATGCAATACTGAG AGCTGAGGAGCTTGAAACAGCTTTAATGGATATGGTAAAGCAGGATAATCGACTGCAATTGAGTGCAAGG ATTGAGGAATTGGAGCAGGAAGTAGCCGAGTTACAACAAGTCCTTGCAGATAAGAAAGAACAGGAAGTTGCCATGATGCAG GTCTTAGTGAAGCTAGAGCATGATCAGAAAGATACTGAAGATGCTCGTAAAAGAGCAGAACAAGAACTTGCAGCTCAAAAATTAGAAGTTCATATCCTTCAG AAAGTATGTTGGAGGCTACCCTTCAATATGAATCTGGCCAAAACAAAGCACTTTCTTCACCAAG GGTTGGTGGTCGTCAAAGTCCACATACAGATAGCAACTCACGTTTTGGTCTACTTTTTGGACGTGGTTGGCTTGATAAAAACAAG GGGAAGTCTAATGCTGAGGAATCCGGTGAAAATTTGTCTTCCAATGCCGCTTTGGGGACTGAATCCAATGACCAAGAAAAGCAAACATAGTACATGCAGAGCAGCGATGTTTGAGAGCTAG
- the LOC107627191 gene encoding TBC1 domain family member 8B-like isoform X5, with amino-acid sequence MLLSLLSKRSLEVDSRDSYGFALRPQYAQRYREYSSIYKEEEGERSYKWRSFLGEAPNSAKPSSPENKHKETSEVECNEVKEESSSNKVCKEDDLNSKNISEGTKEVGVGGVSEGGDLSGRKSSGVNEIKEGTSAGRVCEGGDSSGRKVVFDISIENSSEKDLHYSEERKTRKVQRWAEIRPSLSAIEKLMSSRFKKGNDVKGEIRNGNNDHLPYIEKSKLGGGVSATDVNKSSAALVVEDSLQQFSLWKELEFLVQGGIPKDLRGEVWQAFVGVKTRRVKSYYEDLLAKETINAESNEQNDTSTASGKWRKQIEKDITRTFPGHPALDEHGRNSLRRLLLAYARHNPSVGYCQAMNFFAGLLLLLMPEENAFWTFVGIIDDYFGGCYTEEMIESQVDQLVFEELMRERFPKLVNHLEYLGVQVTWISGPWFLSIFVNMIPWESVLRVWDVLLFEGNRVMLFRTALALMELYGPALVTTKDAGDAITLLQSLAGSTFDSSQLVLTACMGFLAVTEEKLHELREKHRPSVLEVVEERARKGRLWKDSKGIASKLYSFKHDQEPLVEEKKVNKGDDMAANEEIPRIESHSSDLDELLHSLNVDSEVDSLPDLQEQVVWLKVELCRLLEEKRNAILRAEELETALMDMVKQDNRLQLSARIEELEQEVAELQQVLADKKEQEVAMMQVLVKLEHDQKDTEDARKRAEQELAAQKLEVHILQEKYEKAMISIAELQKRVIVAESMLEATLQYESGQNKALSSPRVGGRQSPHTDSNSRFGLLFGRGWLDKNKGKSNAEESGENLSSNAALGTESNDQEKQT; translated from the exons ATGTTGTTGTCCTTACTGAGTAAGCGCTCATTAGAGGTTGATTCCAG GGATTCTTATGGATTTGCATTGAGGCCTCAATACGCACAAAGATACAGAGAGTATTCTTCAATCTACAAG GAGGAGGAAGGTGAAAGATCATATAAATGGAGAAGCTTCCTTGGAGAGGCACCCAACTCAGCAAAACCAAGTTCTCCTGAGAACAAACACAAAGAAACATCGGAAGTTGAATGTAATGAGGTAAAAGAAGAGAGTAGTTCAAATAAGGTATGCAAAGAAGATGATTTAAATAGTAAGAATATTTCTGAAGGCACTAAAGAGGTTGGTGTAGGGGGTGTTAGTGAAGGAGGTGACTTAAGTGGCAGGAAGTCTTCTGGAGTTAATGAGATAAAAGAAGGCACTAGTGCAGGAAGGGTTTGTGAAGGGGGTGATTCAAGTGGCAGAAAGGTTGTTTTTGATATATCAATAGAAAACAGTTCAGAAAAGGATTTGCACTATTCAGAAGAAAGAAAGACACGTAAAGTTCAACGCTGGGCTGAAATTAGGCCATCTCTTAGTGCCATTGAAAAATTGATGAGTTCTCGTTTCAAAAAGGGAAATGATGTGAAAGGTGAGATAAGAAATGGTAATAATGACCATCTTCCATATATAGAAAAATCTAAACTTGGAGGAGGGGTTTCTGCAACGGATGTTAATAAGTCAAGCGCTGCGTTAGTGGTTGAAGATTCACTTCAACAATTCTCTCTATGGAAAGAACTGGAGTTTCTTGTTCAAGGAGGCATCCCAAAGGATCTTAGAGGAGAG GTTTGGCAAGCCTTTGTAGGTGTAAAGACAAGGCGGGTTAAGAGCTATTATGAGGATCTGTTAGCAAAAGAAACTATCAATGCTGAAAGCAATGAGCAAAATGACACATCTACTGCATCTGGGAAGTGGAGAAAGCAGATTGAGAAG GACATTACAAGAACTTTCCCAGGACACCCTGCTTTGGATGAACATGGTAGAAATTCCTTGAGGCGTTTACTGCTAGCATATGCTAGACATAACCCCTCTGTTGGGTATTGTCAG GCAATGAACTTCTTTGCAGGTTTATTGCTGCTTCTTATGCCCGAAGAAAATGCCTTTTG GACTTTTGTTGGCATCATTGATGATTATTTTGGAGGTTGTTATACAGAGGAAATGATAGAATCTCAG GTGGACCAGCTTGTCTTTGAAGAATTAATGCGTGAAAGATTTCCCAAACTGG TTAATCATCTGGAATACTTGGGAGTGCAAGTGACATGGATATCTGGACCTTGGTTCCTATCAATATTTGTGAACATGATTCCTTGGGAAAGCG TACTTCGAGTTTGGGATGTGCTTCTATTTGAAGGGAACCGTGTTATGCTATTTCGAACTGCACTGGCCCTTATGGAACTATATG GTCCTGCATTAGTCACTACAAAGGATGCAGGTGATGCGATTACTCTATTGCAATCACTTGCTGGTTCAACATTTGACAGCAGTCAACTTGTCTTAACAGCTTGCATGGGTTTTCTAGCTGTGACAGAGGAAAAATTACATGAACTAAGAGAAAAGCATAGACCATCTGTCTTAGAAGTAGTAGAAGAAAGGGCAAGGAAAGGAAGACTTTGGAAGGATTCCAAAGGGATTGCTTCTAAACTGTATAGTTTCAAGCATGACCAAGAACCGTTAGTAGAAGAAAAAAAGGTCAATAAAGGAGATGATATGGCCGCTAATGAGGAAATACCACGGATAGAGTCTCATTCCTCTGATTTGGATGAACTACTTCACAGTCTTAATGTTGATTCTGAAGTGGATTCTCTACCGGATCTCCAGGAACAG GTGGTTTGGTTGAAGGTTGAGTTATGCCGATTGCTGGAGGAGAAAAGAAATGCAATACTGAG AGCTGAGGAGCTTGAAACAGCTTTAATGGATATGGTAAAGCAGGATAATCGACTGCAATTGAGTGCAAGG ATTGAGGAATTGGAGCAGGAAGTAGCCGAGTTACAACAAGTCCTTGCAGATAAGAAAGAACAGGAAGTTGCCATGATGCAG GTCTTAGTGAAGCTAGAGCATGATCAGAAAGATACTGAAGATGCTCGTAAAAGAGCAGAACAAGAACTTGCAGCTCAAAAATTAGAAGTTCATATCCTTCAG GAAAAGTATGAGAAAGCCATGATATCAATTGCTGAGTTGCAAAAACGGGTGATTGTTGCAGAAAGTATGTTGGAGGCTACCCTTCAATATGAATCTGGCCAAAACAAAGCACTTTCTTCACCAAG GGTTGGTGGTCGTCAAAGTCCACATACAGATAGCAACTCACGTTTTGGTCTACTTTTTGGACGTGGTTGGCTTGATAAAAACAAG GGGAAGTCTAATGCTGAGGAATCCGGTGAAAATTTGTCTTCCAATGCCGCTTTGGGGACTGAATCCAATGACCAAGAAAAGCAAACATAG
- the LOC107627191 gene encoding TBC1 domain family member 9B-like isoform X4, translating into MILSFVLFCYGFGYAYPGTIIHVNVYRDSYGFALRPQYAQRYREYSSIYKEEEGERSYKWRSFLGEAPNSAKPSSPENKHKETSEVECNEVKEESSSNKVCKEDDLNSKNISEGTKEVGVGGVSEGGDLSGRKSSGVNEIKEGTSAGRVCEGGDSSGRKVVFDISIENSSEKDLHYSEERKTRKVQRWAEIRPSLSAIEKLMSSRFKKGNDVKGEIRNGNNDHLPYIEKSKLGGGVSATDVNKSSAALVVEDSLQQFSLWKELEFLVQGGIPKDLRGEVWQAFVGVKTRRVKSYYEDLLAKETINAESNEQNDTSTASGKWRKQIEKDITRTFPGHPALDEHGRNSLRRLLLAYARHNPSVGYCQAMNFFAGLLLLLMPEENAFWTFVGIIDDYFGGCYTEEMIESQVDQLVFEELMRERFPKLVNHLEYLGVQVTWISGPWFLSIFVNMIPWESVLRVWDVLLFEGNRVMLFRTALALMELYGPALVTTKDAGDAITLLQSLAGSTFDSSQLVLTACMGFLAVTEEKLHELREKHRPSVLEVVEERARKGRLWKDSKGIASKLYSFKHDQEPLVEEKKVNKGDDMAANEEIPRIESHSSDLDELLHSLNVDSEVDSLPDLQEQVVWLKVELCRLLEEKRNAILRAEELETALMDMVKQDNRLQLSARIEELEQEVAELQQVLADKKEQEVAMMQVFLRTCFLQFLFLS; encoded by the exons aTGATTTTGAGTTTTGTTCTGTTCTGTTATGGATTTGGTTATGCATACCCCGGAACAATAATTCATGTCAATGTTTATAGGGATTCTTATGGATTTGCATTGAGGCCTCAATACGCACAAAGATACAGAGAGTATTCTTCAATCTACAAG GAGGAGGAAGGTGAAAGATCATATAAATGGAGAAGCTTCCTTGGAGAGGCACCCAACTCAGCAAAACCAAGTTCTCCTGAGAACAAACACAAAGAAACATCGGAAGTTGAATGTAATGAGGTAAAAGAAGAGAGTAGTTCAAATAAGGTATGCAAAGAAGATGATTTAAATAGTAAGAATATTTCTGAAGGCACTAAAGAGGTTGGTGTAGGGGGTGTTAGTGAAGGAGGTGACTTAAGTGGCAGGAAGTCTTCTGGAGTTAATGAGATAAAAGAAGGCACTAGTGCAGGAAGGGTTTGTGAAGGGGGTGATTCAAGTGGCAGAAAGGTTGTTTTTGATATATCAATAGAAAACAGTTCAGAAAAGGATTTGCACTATTCAGAAGAAAGAAAGACACGTAAAGTTCAACGCTGGGCTGAAATTAGGCCATCTCTTAGTGCCATTGAAAAATTGATGAGTTCTCGTTTCAAAAAGGGAAATGATGTGAAAGGTGAGATAAGAAATGGTAATAATGACCATCTTCCATATATAGAAAAATCTAAACTTGGAGGAGGGGTTTCTGCAACGGATGTTAATAAGTCAAGCGCTGCGTTAGTGGTTGAAGATTCACTTCAACAATTCTCTCTATGGAAAGAACTGGAGTTTCTTGTTCAAGGAGGCATCCCAAAGGATCTTAGAGGAGAG GTTTGGCAAGCCTTTGTAGGTGTAAAGACAAGGCGGGTTAAGAGCTATTATGAGGATCTGTTAGCAAAAGAAACTATCAATGCTGAAAGCAATGAGCAAAATGACACATCTACTGCATCTGGGAAGTGGAGAAAGCAGATTGAGAAG GACATTACAAGAACTTTCCCAGGACACCCTGCTTTGGATGAACATGGTAGAAATTCCTTGAGGCGTTTACTGCTAGCATATGCTAGACATAACCCCTCTGTTGGGTATTGTCAG GCAATGAACTTCTTTGCAGGTTTATTGCTGCTTCTTATGCCCGAAGAAAATGCCTTTTG GACTTTTGTTGGCATCATTGATGATTATTTTGGAGGTTGTTATACAGAGGAAATGATAGAATCTCAG GTGGACCAGCTTGTCTTTGAAGAATTAATGCGTGAAAGATTTCCCAAACTGG TTAATCATCTGGAATACTTGGGAGTGCAAGTGACATGGATATCTGGACCTTGGTTCCTATCAATATTTGTGAACATGATTCCTTGGGAAAGCG TACTTCGAGTTTGGGATGTGCTTCTATTTGAAGGGAACCGTGTTATGCTATTTCGAACTGCACTGGCCCTTATGGAACTATATG GTCCTGCATTAGTCACTACAAAGGATGCAGGTGATGCGATTACTCTATTGCAATCACTTGCTGGTTCAACATTTGACAGCAGTCAACTTGTCTTAACAGCTTGCATGGGTTTTCTAGCTGTGACAGAGGAAAAATTACATGAACTAAGAGAAAAGCATAGACCATCTGTCTTAGAAGTAGTAGAAGAAAGGGCAAGGAAAGGAAGACTTTGGAAGGATTCCAAAGGGATTGCTTCTAAACTGTATAGTTTCAAGCATGACCAAGAACCGTTAGTAGAAGAAAAAAAGGTCAATAAAGGAGATGATATGGCCGCTAATGAGGAAATACCACGGATAGAGTCTCATTCCTCTGATTTGGATGAACTACTTCACAGTCTTAATGTTGATTCTGAAGTGGATTCTCTACCGGATCTCCAGGAACAG GTGGTTTGGTTGAAGGTTGAGTTATGCCGATTGCTGGAGGAGAAAAGAAATGCAATACTGAG AGCTGAGGAGCTTGAAACAGCTTTAATGGATATGGTAAAGCAGGATAATCGACTGCAATTGAGTGCAAGG ATTGAGGAATTGGAGCAGGAAGTAGCCGAGTTACAACAAGTCCTTGCAGATAAGAAAGAACAGGAAGTTGCCATGATGCAGGTTTTCTTGCGCACCTGCTTTctccaatttttattttt GTCTTAG